One region of Drosophila subobscura isolate 14011-0131.10 chromosome J, UCBerk_Dsub_1.0, whole genome shotgun sequence genomic DNA includes:
- the LOC117895870 gene encoding IQ motif and SEC7 domain-containing protein 1 isoform X1: protein MEFSEADLKALSLALSPQRSGIQSSAEPEQQQHLLLHQTTQSLLMASSMMQFIDEGAMPPAQIQYSAEDLLRENHALHARVKELSSERDRLLCEVSNLRLELDMSELKRLPVVDMDMEGFPQKSIERSGSTQYDLAGAPPAGGSTTASTTDSGSVGGYVYLQNHYAPGAHNAAAAINYPTQHHHPQMIYQLQQYPTCHQQQQQQQQQQQQQQHLHQAAAGHYMQVTSTTAGGSSAYHHQHHMLHGGQHGQHHAHHHGHGGAVVIAGSGVGTGMGAGSVIMQHQQIQQMQHQQQQQQHQQQHQGMHKKNSIRNGGDVLKRGRAQSAYELSQDLLEKQIELLERKYGGVRARNAAVTIQRAFRHYMMVKKFASITAMAKAEKRLSRRMVVTSSSLQLAEENASSSAYGSATESQLDQQQQQQMQQQQPRVTIMAGPPGAASPGLSRTPPTRSLSMRERRQLDCSPIPRSQSGASPVSISGSTATAAGLASHPHVNLLHAAEPHYYNAQGAAYYTSYHGSPHDLSYASSADVSLNASWVNTSGHIPHTPYYSAAQIYMRPKGGSTTPTPSCSGSTGSGSGSGSGSCKKVPPEVPKRTSSITAQQQSQLLLLQRQTPPPPSLLRTNGLCKTAENGSLTSVQSSGSDSSVTSAERNMNSDLGSDRSNSPHTWKRGTALNSSQQFSTHSADSVTVPVGGGAVVVSGAAIAAAGPGAYAAQMQAAVAAATAAGGVPPSDDHAISSHTSAAQYEQHEQQQHEQQQLQATAAAAGVAQNSRMSETIRKRQYRVGLNLFNKKPEKGVTYLIRRGFLENTPQGVARFLITRKGLSRQMIGEYLGNLQNQFNMAVLSCFAMELDLSGRQVDVALRKFQAYFRMPGEAQKIERLMEIFSQRYCECNADIVGRLRSSDTIFVLAFAIIMLNTDLHTPNLKPERRMRVEDFIKNLRGIDDCHDIDKDMLSGIYERVKSDEFKPGSDHVTQVMKVQATIVGKKPNLALPHRRLVCYCRLYEIPDVNKKERPGVHQREVFLFNDLLVITKIFSKKKTSVTYTFRNSFPLCGTVVTLLDMPNYLFCIQLSQKVDGKILITFNARNEHDRCKFAEDLKESISEMDEMESLRIEAELERQKSARNRAPGNAENRDSGVADVEVCPCPYGSQPGGGSQAAGEQAAGNSADNSQQLKRSALSNSLLDMHEQFGNEKPQRRGSVGSLDSGMSISFQSTTTSSASRENAAAIAAAANAAAAAKMRFNMPQTAAIATPSNVYAAPGMQAYTHANFVQQSQAAYMMQQQQMLQQQAHMQAQAQAQAQAQAQAQAQAQQQQGGGGAVVTGRIPGRERKASRSDENARSTEV, encoded by the exons CTTTCCCCAAAAGAGCATTGAACGCAGCGGCTCCACACAGTACGATCTGGCTGGGGCGCCGCCAGCTGGCGGCTCCACCACAGCCTCCACCACCGACAGCGGCAGCGTGGGTGGCTATGTCTACCTGCAGAATCATTATGCGCCCGGCGCACACaacgccgccgctgccatcaACTACCCAACGCAGCATCACCACCCCCAGATGATCTACCAGCTCCAGCAGTATCCCACgtgccatcagcagcagcagcaacagcagcagcagcagcagcagcagcagcacctgcaccAGGCCGCTGCAGGACACTACATGCAGGTGACATCAACGACAGCGGGAGGATCCTCGGCctaccaccaccaacaccacatGCTCCACGGGGGCCAGCACGGACAGCATCATGCGCACCATCACGGCCATGGCGGAGCGGTGGTCATTGCCGGCAGCGGCGTGGGCACTGGCATGGGTGCAGGCAGCGTGATtatgcagcatcagcagatcCAGCAGatgcaacaccaacagcagcagcagcagcaccagcaacagcaccagggAATGCACAAGAAGAACTCCATACGCAATGGCGGAGATGTACTCAAGCGCGGAAGGGCACAATCGGC CTACGAACTCTCACAAGATCTGCTGGAGAAGCAGATCGAACTGCTGGAGCGAAAGTACGGCGGAGTGCGGGCCCGCAACGCAGCGGTGACCATCCAACGGGCATTCCGACACTACATGATGGTGAAGAAGTTTGCCTCAATTACGGCCATGGCCAAAGCCGAGAAGCGGCTCAGTCGTCGCATGGTGGTGACGTCCTCCAGCCTGCAGCTGGCCGAGGAGAATGCCTCCTCGTCGGCCTATGGCAGTGCCACAGAATCTCAAttggatcagcagcagcagcaacagatgcagcaacagcagccacgtGTCACCATTATGGCAGGTCCGCCAGGAGCAGCATCCCCGGGACTCTCGAGGACGCCACCCACACGTTCACTTTCGATGCGGGAGCGACGACAGCTGGACTGCAGTCCCATACCAAGGAGTCAATCAG GCGCCTCTCCCGTATCCATTTCGGGCTCTacagccaccgccgctggACTGGCCTCCCATCCCCATGTGAATCTGCTGCACGCGGCCGAGCCGCATTACTACAATGCCCAGGGAGCGGCCTACTACACCAGTTATCATGGATCGCCGCATGATCTGAGCTACGCCAGCTCCGCGGATGTCTCGCTGAACGCCTCGTGGGTGAACACCAGCGGCCACATTCCCCACACGCCCTACTACTCGGCGGCACAGATCTACATGCGCCCCAAGGGCGGCAGcaccacgcccacacccagctgcagcggcagcacgggcagcggcagtggcagcggtagCGGCAGCTGCAAGAAGGTGCCCCCAGAGGTGCCCAAGCGCACCTCCTCCATCAcggcccagcagcagagccagttgctgctgctgcagcggcagaccCCGCCTCCGCCCTCGCTGCTGCGCACCAACGGACTCTGCAAGACGGCGGAGAACGGCAGCCTGACCTCCGTGCAGAGCTCCGGCTCGGACTCGAGCGTCACTTCGGCGGAGAGGAACATGAACAGCGACCTGGGATCCGATCGCAGCAACTCCCCGCACACGTGGAAGCGCGGCACGGCCCTGAACAGCTCCCAGCAGTTCTCCACGCACTCGGCAGACTCGGTCACGGTGCCCGTCGGAGGTGGCGCCGTTGTCGTCTCTGGCGCagccatcgctgctgctggcccggGAGCGTATGCCGCACAGATGCAGGCAGCCGTGGCAGCGGCCACAGCGGCGGGAGGAGTGCCGCCGTCGGACGATCATGCCATCTCATCGCACACCAGCGCCGCGCAGTACgagcagcacgagcagcaacagcacgagcagcagcagctgcaggcaacTGCCGCCGCAGCGGGCGTGGCACAGAACTCCAGGATGTCGGAGACCATAAGGAAGCGGCAGTATCGCGTCGGCCTCAATCTGTTCAACAAGAAGCCGGAGAAGGGCGTCACTTATCTGATCCGAAGAGGCTTCCTCGAGAACACGCCGCAGGGCGTGGCCCGGTTCCTGATCACCCGCAAGGGCCTCTCACGCCAGATGATTGGCGAGTATCTGGGGAATCTGCAGAACCAATTCAACATGGCCGTTCTCAGCTGCTTTGCCATGGAGCTGGATCTGTCCGGCCGCCAGGTGGATGTTGCCCTGCGCAAGTTCCAGGCCTACTTCCGGATGCCCGGCGAGGCGCAGAAGATTGAGCGGCTGATGGAGATCTTCTCGCAGCGCTACTGCGAGTGCAATGCGGACATTGTGGGGCGCCTGAGGTCATCCGATACG ATCTTTGTGCTGGCATTTGCCATCATTATGCTCAATACGGATCTGCACACGCCCAATCTGAAGCCGGAGAGGCGCATGCGCGTCGAGGACTTCATCAAGAATCTGCGTGGCATTGACGACTGCCACGACATTGACAAGGACATGCTGAGCGGCATCTACGAGCGCGTCAAGTCGGACGAGTTCAAGCCGGGCAGCGATCACGTCACCCAGGTGATGAAGGTGCAGGCCACCATTGTGGGCAAGAAGCCGAATCTGGCGCTGCCCCATCGCCGGTTGGTGTGCTATTGCCGCCTGTACGAGATACCCGACGTGAACAAGAAGGAGCGGCCGGGCGTCCATCAGCGCGAGGTGTTCCTCTTCAACGATCTGCTGGTCATCACCAAGATCTTCAGCAAGAAGAAGACCTCCGTGACGTACACGTTCCGCAACAGTTTCCCGCTCTGCGGAACGGTGGTGACCCTGCTGGACATGCCCAACTATCTGTTCTGCATCCAGCTGTCGCAGAAGGTCGATGGCAAGATCCTGATCACATTCAATGCCCGCAACGAGCACGACCGCTGCAAGTTTGCCGAGGATCTCAAGGAGTCCATCAGCGAGATGGACGAAATGGAATCGCTGCGTATCGAGGCAGAGCTGGAGCGACAGAAGTCGGCGCGCAATCGGGCACCGGGGAACGCAGAGAACCGGGATAGCGGCGTGGCCGATGTGGAGGTTTGTCCCTGTCCCTACGGCTCCCAGCCCGGTGGCGGGTCTCAGGCAGCTGGcgagcaggcggcaggcaacTCGGCCGACAACTCGCAGCAGCTGAAGCGCAGTGCGCTCAGCAACAGTCTCCTGGACATGCACGAGCAAT TTGGAAACGAGAAGCCTCAACGACGCGGCAGCGTGGGCTCCCTGGACAGCGGCATGAGCATCTCCTTCCAGTCGACCACCACGTCCAGCGCCTCGCGTGAGAATGCTGCGGCCatcgcagcagccgcaaatgCAGCGGCGGCCGCGAAGATGCGCTTCAACATGCCACAAACGGCAGCGATCGCAACTCCCAGCAATGTTTATGCAGCGCCCGGAATGCAGGCCTATACGCATGCAAACTTTGTGCAGCAGTCGCAGGCCGCCTACAtgatgcagcaacagcaaatgctaCAGCAACAGGCACATATGCAGGCTCAGGCCCAGGCGCAAGCTCAAGCGCAAGCGCAAGctcaggcgcaggcgcagcagcagcaaggaggaggaggagctgtagTCACTGGCCGAATCCCTGGAAGGGAGAGAAAAGCCTCACGCTCCGATGAGAATGCACGATCGACGGAGGTCTAA
- the LOC117895870 gene encoding IQ motif and SEC7 domain-containing protein 1 isoform X4 yields the protein MIICISGFIIGESFPQKSIERSGSTQYDLAGAPPAGGSTTASTTDSGSVGGYVYLQNHYAPGAHNAAAAINYPTQHHHPQMIYQLQQYPTCHQQQQQQQQQQQQQQHLHQAAAGHYMQVTSTTAGGSSAYHHQHHMLHGGQHGQHHAHHHGHGGAVVIAGSGVGTGMGAGSVIMQHQQIQQMQHQQQQQQHQQQHQGMHKKNSIRNGGDVLKRGRAQSAYELSQDLLEKQIELLERKYGGVRARNAAVTIQRAFRHYMMVKKFASITAMAKAEKRLSRRMVVTSSSLQLAEENASSSAYGSATESQLDQQQQQQMQQQQPRVTIMAGPPGAASPGLSRTPPTRSLSMRERRQLDCSPIPRSQSGASPVSISGSTATAAGLASHPHVNLLHAAEPHYYNAQGAAYYTSYHGSPHDLSYASSADVSLNASWVNTSGHIPHTPYYSAAQIYMRPKGGSTTPTPSCSGSTGSGSGSGSGSCKKVPPEVPKRTSSITAQQQSQLLLLQRQTPPPPSLLRTNGLCKTAENGSLTSVQSSGSDSSVTSAERNMNSDLGSDRSNSPHTWKRGTALNSSQQFSTHSADSVTVPVGGGAVVVSGAAIAAAGPGAYAAQMQAAVAAATAAGGVPPSDDHAISSHTSAAQYEQHEQQQHEQQQLQATAAAAGVAQNSRMSETIRKRQYRVGLNLFNKKPEKGVTYLIRRGFLENTPQGVARFLITRKGLSRQMIGEYLGNLQNQFNMAVLSCFAMELDLSGRQVDVALRKFQAYFRMPGEAQKIERLMEIFSQRYCECNADIVGRLRSSDTIFVLAFAIIMLNTDLHTPNLKPERRMRVEDFIKNLRGIDDCHDIDKDMLSGIYERVKSDEFKPGSDHVTQVMKVQATIVGKKPNLALPHRRLVCYCRLYEIPDVNKKERPGVHQREVFLFNDLLVITKIFSKKKTSVTYTFRNSFPLCGTVVTLLDMPNYLFCIQLSQKVDGKILITFNARNEHDRCKFAEDLKESISEMDEMESLRIEAELERQKSARNRAPGNAENRDSGVADVEVCPCPYGSQPGGGSQAAGEQAAGNSADNSQQLKRSALSNSLLDMHEQFGNEKPQRRGSVGSLDSGMSISFQSTTTSSASRENAAAIAAAANAAAAAKMRFNMPQTAAIATPSNVYAAPGMQAYTHANFVQQSQAAYMMQQQQMLQQQAHMQAQAQAQAQAQAQAQAQAQQQQGGGGAVVTGRIPGRERKASRSDENARSTEV from the exons ATGATTATTTGCATATCGGGTTTTATAATTGGCGAAAG CTTTCCCCAAAAGAGCATTGAACGCAGCGGCTCCACACAGTACGATCTGGCTGGGGCGCCGCCAGCTGGCGGCTCCACCACAGCCTCCACCACCGACAGCGGCAGCGTGGGTGGCTATGTCTACCTGCAGAATCATTATGCGCCCGGCGCACACaacgccgccgctgccatcaACTACCCAACGCAGCATCACCACCCCCAGATGATCTACCAGCTCCAGCAGTATCCCACgtgccatcagcagcagcagcaacagcagcagcagcagcagcagcagcagcacctgcaccAGGCCGCTGCAGGACACTACATGCAGGTGACATCAACGACAGCGGGAGGATCCTCGGCctaccaccaccaacaccacatGCTCCACGGGGGCCAGCACGGACAGCATCATGCGCACCATCACGGCCATGGCGGAGCGGTGGTCATTGCCGGCAGCGGCGTGGGCACTGGCATGGGTGCAGGCAGCGTGATtatgcagcatcagcagatcCAGCAGatgcaacaccaacagcagcagcagcagcaccagcaacagcaccagggAATGCACAAGAAGAACTCCATACGCAATGGCGGAGATGTACTCAAGCGCGGAAGGGCACAATCGGC CTACGAACTCTCACAAGATCTGCTGGAGAAGCAGATCGAACTGCTGGAGCGAAAGTACGGCGGAGTGCGGGCCCGCAACGCAGCGGTGACCATCCAACGGGCATTCCGACACTACATGATGGTGAAGAAGTTTGCCTCAATTACGGCCATGGCCAAAGCCGAGAAGCGGCTCAGTCGTCGCATGGTGGTGACGTCCTCCAGCCTGCAGCTGGCCGAGGAGAATGCCTCCTCGTCGGCCTATGGCAGTGCCACAGAATCTCAAttggatcagcagcagcagcaacagatgcagcaacagcagccacgtGTCACCATTATGGCAGGTCCGCCAGGAGCAGCATCCCCGGGACTCTCGAGGACGCCACCCACACGTTCACTTTCGATGCGGGAGCGACGACAGCTGGACTGCAGTCCCATACCAAGGAGTCAATCAG GCGCCTCTCCCGTATCCATTTCGGGCTCTacagccaccgccgctggACTGGCCTCCCATCCCCATGTGAATCTGCTGCACGCGGCCGAGCCGCATTACTACAATGCCCAGGGAGCGGCCTACTACACCAGTTATCATGGATCGCCGCATGATCTGAGCTACGCCAGCTCCGCGGATGTCTCGCTGAACGCCTCGTGGGTGAACACCAGCGGCCACATTCCCCACACGCCCTACTACTCGGCGGCACAGATCTACATGCGCCCCAAGGGCGGCAGcaccacgcccacacccagctgcagcggcagcacgggcagcggcagtggcagcggtagCGGCAGCTGCAAGAAGGTGCCCCCAGAGGTGCCCAAGCGCACCTCCTCCATCAcggcccagcagcagagccagttgctgctgctgcagcggcagaccCCGCCTCCGCCCTCGCTGCTGCGCACCAACGGACTCTGCAAGACGGCGGAGAACGGCAGCCTGACCTCCGTGCAGAGCTCCGGCTCGGACTCGAGCGTCACTTCGGCGGAGAGGAACATGAACAGCGACCTGGGATCCGATCGCAGCAACTCCCCGCACACGTGGAAGCGCGGCACGGCCCTGAACAGCTCCCAGCAGTTCTCCACGCACTCGGCAGACTCGGTCACGGTGCCCGTCGGAGGTGGCGCCGTTGTCGTCTCTGGCGCagccatcgctgctgctggcccggGAGCGTATGCCGCACAGATGCAGGCAGCCGTGGCAGCGGCCACAGCGGCGGGAGGAGTGCCGCCGTCGGACGATCATGCCATCTCATCGCACACCAGCGCCGCGCAGTACgagcagcacgagcagcaacagcacgagcagcagcagctgcaggcaacTGCCGCCGCAGCGGGCGTGGCACAGAACTCCAGGATGTCGGAGACCATAAGGAAGCGGCAGTATCGCGTCGGCCTCAATCTGTTCAACAAGAAGCCGGAGAAGGGCGTCACTTATCTGATCCGAAGAGGCTTCCTCGAGAACACGCCGCAGGGCGTGGCCCGGTTCCTGATCACCCGCAAGGGCCTCTCACGCCAGATGATTGGCGAGTATCTGGGGAATCTGCAGAACCAATTCAACATGGCCGTTCTCAGCTGCTTTGCCATGGAGCTGGATCTGTCCGGCCGCCAGGTGGATGTTGCCCTGCGCAAGTTCCAGGCCTACTTCCGGATGCCCGGCGAGGCGCAGAAGATTGAGCGGCTGATGGAGATCTTCTCGCAGCGCTACTGCGAGTGCAATGCGGACATTGTGGGGCGCCTGAGGTCATCCGATACG ATCTTTGTGCTGGCATTTGCCATCATTATGCTCAATACGGATCTGCACACGCCCAATCTGAAGCCGGAGAGGCGCATGCGCGTCGAGGACTTCATCAAGAATCTGCGTGGCATTGACGACTGCCACGACATTGACAAGGACATGCTGAGCGGCATCTACGAGCGCGTCAAGTCGGACGAGTTCAAGCCGGGCAGCGATCACGTCACCCAGGTGATGAAGGTGCAGGCCACCATTGTGGGCAAGAAGCCGAATCTGGCGCTGCCCCATCGCCGGTTGGTGTGCTATTGCCGCCTGTACGAGATACCCGACGTGAACAAGAAGGAGCGGCCGGGCGTCCATCAGCGCGAGGTGTTCCTCTTCAACGATCTGCTGGTCATCACCAAGATCTTCAGCAAGAAGAAGACCTCCGTGACGTACACGTTCCGCAACAGTTTCCCGCTCTGCGGAACGGTGGTGACCCTGCTGGACATGCCCAACTATCTGTTCTGCATCCAGCTGTCGCAGAAGGTCGATGGCAAGATCCTGATCACATTCAATGCCCGCAACGAGCACGACCGCTGCAAGTTTGCCGAGGATCTCAAGGAGTCCATCAGCGAGATGGACGAAATGGAATCGCTGCGTATCGAGGCAGAGCTGGAGCGACAGAAGTCGGCGCGCAATCGGGCACCGGGGAACGCAGAGAACCGGGATAGCGGCGTGGCCGATGTGGAGGTTTGTCCCTGTCCCTACGGCTCCCAGCCCGGTGGCGGGTCTCAGGCAGCTGGcgagcaggcggcaggcaacTCGGCCGACAACTCGCAGCAGCTGAAGCGCAGTGCGCTCAGCAACAGTCTCCTGGACATGCACGAGCAAT TTGGAAACGAGAAGCCTCAACGACGCGGCAGCGTGGGCTCCCTGGACAGCGGCATGAGCATCTCCTTCCAGTCGACCACCACGTCCAGCGCCTCGCGTGAGAATGCTGCGGCCatcgcagcagccgcaaatgCAGCGGCGGCCGCGAAGATGCGCTTCAACATGCCACAAACGGCAGCGATCGCAACTCCCAGCAATGTTTATGCAGCGCCCGGAATGCAGGCCTATACGCATGCAAACTTTGTGCAGCAGTCGCAGGCCGCCTACAtgatgcagcaacagcaaatgctaCAGCAACAGGCACATATGCAGGCTCAGGCCCAGGCGCAAGCTCAAGCGCAAGCGCAAGctcaggcgcaggcgcagcagcagcaaggaggaggaggagctgtagTCACTGGCCGAATCCCTGGAAGGGAGAGAAAAGCCTCACGCTCCGATGAGAATGCACGATCGACGGAGGTCTAA